The Octopus sinensis linkage group LG22, ASM634580v1, whole genome shotgun sequence nucleotide sequence caccaaggtcgactttgcctttcatccttttgaggtcgataaattaagtaccagttacgaactggggtcgatgtaatcgacttaatacctatgtctgtccttgtttgtcccctctatgtttagccccttgtgggtaataaagaaatatgtatttcgtctgccattacgttctgagttcaaattccgccaaggtcgactttgcctttcatcctttcggggtcgattaaataagtaccagttacacactggtgtcgatataatcgacttcatccgtttgtctgtccttgtttgtcccctctatgtttagccccttgtgggtaataaagaaatatgtatttcgtctgccattacgttctgagttcaaattccgccaaggtcgactttgcctttcatcctttcgaggttgataaattaagtaccagttacacactggggtcgatgtaatcgacttaatacctatgtctgtccttgtctttttcttcccctctatgtttagccccttgtggtaataaagaaatatgttatttcgtctgccattacgtctgagttcaaattcgccaaggtcgactttgcctttcatcctttcggggtcgattaaataagtaccagttacacactggtgtcgatataatcgacttcatccgtttgtctgtccttgtttgtcccctctatgtttagccccttgtgggtagtaaagaaataggtatttagttaataaaaaatcaaacatTAACCAATGTGCTCGCCTATTTTCCTAAGATTGCAGGCTGTgaacactagcgtagctagagtgtgtgccgcccccagaccccacaaaaaacacaagtTGTCTATCTACAGCAATAGcctacaacaggatgaaaagtgcCGCACGGGCCGGGTCGCCCCTACTACCCCCATCAGCTACGCTAGCGGCTGTGAATTCGTGTAAGATttcgttgttatttctagcatttcaagCGACTACCTAAAAGCTTCCTTATCAACTTATTCGTATATTTACTTTCCACTTGTTGTgatagcggcggcggtggtggtgtttggtTGCCAATTACAACCTTATAATGTTACTTTAATAGTCCTCCTCTCGCGTAGTTGCTGTCATTAAGAACTTCCTGCTCActctgtgttttatttttaattattatgtcCCGTAATTCACTTCACAGTAACCACTCAACCAACAGATGGAGCAGTTTTTCCAGTTCCTGGAATTGTAGTTTTCTCTAGATCAGGACGTATTGTACTTGTATTTTTGTTCAGCTAGAAATATGATCGTTCATTTGTCCTCCGCGAAACATTCGCACGATTTAGTCGTTCCAATCGATAAAAGATGTAATGTTCTTTTCTCTACCAACATCGAAGAGTTTGATCATATAATTTGGTGGAAGGGTCTTTTAATTCAAGAAATTTTCATATGCTGTCATACGTTCACCGTCCAAGTGAGGAAGAACACAGAACGATCGCTTTTGGATGATACTATCAACGGACTTACTGATAAAAAAACTTTGAGACGTCTTTCTGTGGAACAagcaagacaacaacaacagcaagaagataaagaagatgaTGGTATATTATATACGACAGATACACTTTTAACTCGGGAGCAGATTGAGGAAACTGGAGCCATTCTTTTCAAGCATTCACGTAAGAAGATATCGAATGTAGTTCTTGGAATGTACGTAATGAAATTGCTTTACTGTTATATTCTACCTCGTTTGTTAATAACTCTAGAAGACCTTCCATTTCTAAAAGCACTGCAACAACTCATAAATAAGGAATATTTTGTCATTCAAAAGGAAATTATGGATAATGATTGTAAAATTCTGCAAACGACAAACGAACTCGCTAAAAAACGAGAGATATTGTGTTCTTTCACCGAACCTCACCAAGACAGCTTCTTTGCTGCTATTGACAAATCGTTTCTGGAGACCCTTCGTTCACATTTTATTAACGATTTATCTTACATGGAAGAACACTATATGGCATCACAAATGCAGATAAAGGAGTCGAAAAACAATTCGGATAAAAGAAATACCTTGTATTTTGAGCAAATGGAAAGTCAAAGAATTATTGAACGGACACagagatggaaaaaaatattaacaaaaatcaaCCACAGACTCAGAGAACCCCTGAAACAGTCTAAAAGGAAAAGTATAAAGTTGGAAAATAATATACTGGAACTTTGTGATTACTCAAAAATTTTCCAAGATGTTAAAGAGtgcaaaatgaaaatgaaaatggattgcttttacaaaattaaaattcttgCTATTGGCGAATTGATTAAAACATCTGTTTACGAAGTTGAAACATTTTGCGAATCTTTAGGGACCAGTAATAAGAGGAATACTATTTCCAGCTTTTTGGTAACTTACGACCATGATGTGTCTTCACATTGGCAAACATGCGAagagaaaattcttattgttttaACGAACCATAATGAAATTCGACAGAAGCATTTAGACTTTATTAGCGAAATAAACGGAAAGGTTTCTCTTTCCCTGTCGGACGATACTATCTTCAGATTAGCAGACACTGATCGGTTCGATGTAAAAAGTTGTGATATTGTTGGCCAAGCTGAAAATCTAGCTGGAAGATTTGGTCCCGGAGAAGAAAGTAGTTTCCCGCAACCGTTCAGTGAACTTACAGAGTTGACATTTATGCAACTCAAAGAGAGGATTTCTGAACATGTCTATCAAATGCACGAGGAATTAATCACAATTTCAGAACTTGAAAAGAGCGAACAAAAAATGATATTTGTTATATATGAAGATCTGTTATTTAACGAAATCATGGAAGATTTATACAAATTGTCCAAGATTGCCTGTAAATCTTATTGCAGGTGCATTTGGGAAAAAGTGAGTACTTTGCCTTTTAGTAGTTTGCCTATAAGCGAAGTATTTACGAAGATTGAAAAACGAATGTCGAGGTTAAGTCGTTATCACAGAAGCAAAAGTATATTCGATTTTCAAAACTCTTTCCCCTCTCTTAGTTTTGAATCTGCTTTGAAATCCAAGTCGGTATCAACTCTGTATAAGGTGGCCGACATAGATGAACAATGCCAAATGCTTCAGACACTTGATTTAGAAACGAAACCAACATCGAAAAGAAACAGTTCCGTTTACGTAAGACGTGACACAATAACCCTTGAAGAATTCTGCGAACACTTCAAACCGGCCTTGATGAATATcaaggaaattttaaaatctcCTACCATCCTGTCAAAGCTTCATGCCATTCAACTGTCAGTAAAATGCATATCTAATTGCATCCTTGATAACCAGAAAAGGCCTGCCACGGCTGACGATATAATTACTTCTTTGTGTGGATTACTTAAGTCACTCAATAAGGAACAGTTCCAGACATTGTGCTATCAGTTGGCGTTGGTGGACATTTTTATTCCACAGTCACATCGGATTGGACCCTATGGTAACTCCCTAATTCACTTTAACTGTTCATTACAGGCTCTCTATATTGAGAGTTGTAACGAAATTAGGCACCACGCCCAGTTCTGATTAATTAACCATATTTTGAATCGAATCTTCATATGTATTCTTTACATTAATTAACATCATTCACACACTCCcatgttcagtgtgtgtgtgtgtgagagagagagagagagagagagagtgtgtgtgtgagagagagagagagtgtgtgtgtgtgtgtgtgtgtgagagagagatagaaagagtgtgtgtgtgtgtgtgtgtgtcaacgttTCATTGATTTATAAACTATCGAAACATTCAAGAGAACATACAATAATTCACCTTTTGGAACAGTGAATCTCGAAGCACGTAAATCTATAAACAATGGCATGTAAATGTTGGGTTGAAAAAACCCTATTGGgctgaaaaatatatacattatattatttataacataAAGTGCTTCGATATCCTCTATTCCCCAAAAGATTATGTATGtactgtattttaacgtgtataaggaacccgtTTTTGTAAAaattggttaaaaaaaatatgggagcttcttatacatggatagtattataatgcTTTATAAAACCTttcttccaaattttaagcccctaAAATTAGGGGTTTCcatatacacgttaaaatacggtatgtATGGCGCCAAACACTGCCGtgcttataattataattttggaaAATGCTTGTTAATAaactaaatataaagaaatgtatcCAAAACAAGGAAGTAAAtattatttgctgttgttgtatcGCTGTTGGTATTTTGAAACATAAAATCACGCTGTCACCTTCCTGatagtgtttgagtgtgtatatatatatgtgttaatatataatatatatatatatatatatatatatatatatagatatatatatatatatatagatatagatagatattaatatatatataatgtatagatatattttatatatatatatgtatatatatatattatatatatatatgtatatatattatatgtatatatatatgtatatatatatatgtatatatataatgtatatatatatatatatattatatatatatatatgtatatatatatatgtatatatatgtataatatatatatatatatatatattatatatatatgtatggtgtatgtatgtattatagtgcCTTTCATCTTATGTATTTTCTGTTTCTGTCAGCACGTTATTTACCCTTAATGTACATATTCGCCCGTCACATatctcatatgtacatacatgcacattattcattcacatacacgcacatacatacatatatatataatatatatatatatatatatatatatatata carries:
- the LOC118767567 gene encoding uncharacterized protein LOC118767567, which codes for MIVHLSSAKHSHDLVVPIDKRCNVLFSTNIEEFDHIIWWKGLLIQEIFICCHTFTVQVRKNTERSLLDDTINGLTDKKTLRRLSVEQARQQQQQEDKEDDGILYTTDTLLTREQIEETGAILFKHSRKKISNVVLGMYVMKLLYCYILPRLLITLEDLPFLKALQQLINKEYFVIQKEIMDNDCKILQTTNELAKKREILCSFTEPHQDSFFAAIDKSFLETLRSHFINDLSYMEEHYMASQMQIKESKNNSDKRNTLYFEQMESQRIIERTQRWKKILTKINHRLREPLKQSKRKSIKLENNILELCDYSKIFQDVKECKMKMKMDCFYKIKILAIGELIKTSVYEVETFCESLGTSNKRNTISSFLVTYDHDVSSHWQTCEEKILIVLTNHNEIRQKHLDFISEINGKVSLSLSDDTIFRLADTDRFDVKSCDIVGQAENLAGRFGPGEESSFPQPFSELTELTFMQLKERISEHVYQMHEELITISELEKSEQKMIFVIYEDLLFNEIMEDLYKLSKIACKSYCRCIWEKVSTLPFSSLPISEVFTKIEKRMSRLSRYHRSKSIFDFQNSFPSLSFESALKSKSVSTLYKVADIDEQCQMLQTLDLETKPTSKRNSSVYVRRDTITLEEFCEHFKPALMNIKEILKSPTILSKLHAIQLSVKCISNCILDNQKRPATADDIITSLCGLLKSLNKEQFQTLCYQLALVDIFIPQSHRIGPYGNSLIHFNCSLQALYIESCNEIRHHAQF